The Acidobacteriota bacterium nucleotide sequence GGTCACGCCGGGCGTGGAATAGCGATGTTCGGCCGGTCCGGCACTGGGCTCAGACACGCGCTCCTCAACAAACGAGTTGAACGCGCCACAGTCGTGGCACTTGCCTTGCCACTTCGGCTGTTGCGTGCCGCACTCTTGGCAGACGAACACGGGTTTGTTGGCTTGTTTCATGTGGTTTGAAATGCGACCACGAAGATCACGAAGAAAATCACGAAGATCACGAACAACCCCACTGCCATTCTCTCATCGTCCCGGTCGAGAACAATTAGCTTCGCGTCCTTGGTTTGCTTGCTTCGTGTTCTTCGTGGTCAGGCTACGCGTACTTTCGTTCGACGCGGGCACCGAGGCGGCAGAGGATTTCGTACGGGATCGTCCCGATCCACGCCGCCATCTCGCGGGCATCGATGGTCTGTTCCGGCGCGGCCCCCTGCGAGCCCAGGAACACGACCTCATCGCCCGGGCCAACCGCGTCAACGTCGGTGACGTCGGCCGTCAGCATGTCCATGCTGACCGCGCCGACGATCGGCGCGCGGCGGCCGCGGATCAGCACCGCGCCCCGCCCCTCGAGGCGGCGATCCAGGCCATCAGCGTAACCGGCGGGAATGACAGCTAAGGTCACGGGGCGGTCGGCGGTGAAGCGCCCGCCGTAGCCGACCGTCTCCCCCACCCGCACGCCCTTCACGGCGACGACGCGGCTGGTAAGCGACATCACCGGCGTGAGGGCCAGGTTCGAACCGAGGGGTGGCGGCACCAAACCAAACAGCAGCAAGCCGGGCCGGACGAAGTCGTACCAGACGCGCGAATCGCGCAGCAGCGCCGCCGAGTTGGCGGCGTGCCGCACGCGCGGGCCGGCGGCCAGTTCGTCGAGCACGCGGCAGGCCGCCTCGAATCGCGTCCGTTGTTCATCGAACAGCTGGTGGCCGGGCTCGTCGGCACTGCCAAAGTGCGTGTGCACGGCGTCGAGTGTCAGGTTCGGGCTGTTGAGCAACGCGGGAAGAGTACGCCTGAGGTTGTCGTGCCGAAACCCGAGGCGGTTCATGCCGGTGTCGATCTTCAGGTGATACGGCAGCTTCGTCCGCCGCTTCGCCGCGGCAGCCTGCAGCGCGGCCCCGGCCGCGGGGCTCGAGATGGTCGGCGTGAGGCCGTAGTCGAACACGCCATCGACGTCGCTGACGCTGAGCGCGCCAAACACCAGGATGGGCGCGCGGATGCCGGCAGCCCGAAGGTCGACGCCTTCCTCGATGTCGGCGACGGCCAGCATCGTGGCGCCGGCGGCCTCGAGCGCCTTGGCCACCGGGCGCGCGCCGTGCCCATAAGCATTGGCCTTGACGACGGCGATGATGCCGGGCGGACGGGCCGGGCCGCGGCCCGCGTCGCGGTTGAGCGAGGCCTCGTCCTGCAGGTACGACCCAATGGCGCGGAAATTCGAATCGAGGGCGGGCAGGTCGACGCGTGCGGCGGTACACCGAGTCACCGGTTGATTACAACATAGCCCGCCGTGGTCCGCCTAAAGGCGGACGCCACATCGTGTGGGAGCGGACGCCACATCGATGTAGTGTCCGGCTTCTTGACCCGCCGTAGCCTTGGCGAAGGCGGTTAGCCGGACCCCACTAGTCGTCGCTGACGGCGTAACCCGGACCCGAGTAGTTGGCGAATCGCGTCTGCTCGCGCAGGAAGGTGAGCTTGACGGTGCCGGTCGGGCCGTTGCGCTGCTTGGCGCTGATGATCT carries:
- the alr gene encoding alanine racemase translates to MTRCTAARVDLPALDSNFRAIGSYLQDEASLNRDAGRGPARPPGIIAVVKANAYGHGARPVAKALEAAGATMLAVADIEEGVDLRAAGIRAPILVFGALSVSDVDGVFDYGLTPTISSPAAGAALQAAAAKRRTKLPYHLKIDTGMNRLGFRHDNLRRTLPALLNSPNLTLDAVHTHFGSADEPGHQLFDEQRTRFEAACRVLDELAAGPRVRHAANSAALLRDSRVWYDFVRPGLLLFGLVPPPLGSNLALTPVMSLTSRVVAVKGVRVGETVGYGGRFTADRPVTLAVIPAGYADGLDRRLEGRGAVLIRGRRAPIVGAVSMDMLTADVTDVDAVGPGDEVVFLGSQGAAPEQTIDAREMAAWIGTIPYEILCRLGARVERKYA